The proteins below come from a single Miscanthus floridulus cultivar M001 chromosome 1, ASM1932011v1, whole genome shotgun sequence genomic window:
- the LOC136473589 gene encoding uncharacterized protein, with protein sequence MHQYLTINKYPPPPLPTTAPHNHNNLPTNSLQSKESRHIQSSSSKQAMEIESVKCECCGLREDCTPDYIASVRAGFHGQWLCGLCCEAVRDEVCRKKAHPGVEEAVRAHMAFCKMFKSNPAVRVADGMRQMLRRRSGDMSKPESAKKYSTSQVGDESSVTLY encoded by the coding sequence ATGCACCAATACCTCACCATCAATAAATACCCTCCTCCACCCCTCCCCACCACTGCCCCTCACAACCATAATAACCTCCCTACAAATAGCCTCCAGTCCAAGGAATCAAGACACATacaaagcagcagcagcaagcaagCAATGGAGATAGAGTCGGTCAAGTGCGAGTGCTGTGGCCTGAGGGAGGACTGCACCCCGGACTACATTGCCAGCGTGAGAGCAGGCTTCCATGGCCAATGGCTGTGTGGGCTGTGCTGTGAGGCCGTCAGAGATGAGGTATGCAGGAAGAAGGCTCACCCAGGAGTAGAGGAGGCTGTGAGGGCTCACATGGCGTTCTGCAAGATGTTCAAGTCGAACCCCGCTGTCCGCGTGGCCGACGGCATGCGCCAGATGCTCCGGAGGCGGTCCGGTGATATGTCAAAGCCGGAATCAGCCAAGAAGTACAGCACCTCGCAGGTTGGAGACGAATCATCAGTGACACTGTATTGA